The Agromyces hippuratus genome has a window encoding:
- a CDS encoding DUF2277 domain-containing protein — protein sequence MCRNIHTLHNFEPATTDDEVHAAALQFVRKVSGSTKPSKANAEAFDRAVAEIAHVTRHLLDDLVTTAPPKNREEEAAKARERAARRYATQATAQIA from the coding sequence ATGTGCAGGAACATCCACACCCTCCACAATTTCGAACCGGCGACCACCGACGACGAGGTGCACGCCGCGGCGCTGCAGTTCGTGCGCAAGGTGAGCGGGTCGACGAAACCCTCGAAGGCCAACGCCGAGGCGTTCGACCGCGCGGTGGCCGAGATCGCGCACGTGACCCGCCACCTGCTCGACGACCTCGTGACCACGGCACCGCCGAAGAACCGCGAGGAGGAAGCGGCGAAGGCCCGGGAGCGGGCGGCGCGCCGGTACGCGACGCAGGCGACGGCGCAGATCGCGTGA
- a CDS encoding lysophospholipid acyltransferase family protein, which translates to MTRRPSDPIYSTAIVAGRALFGFWGLKRNVTGAEHVPTTGGAVVAMTHFGYFEFALVEWATWLANRRRIRFMGKQSVFDKPIVGSMLRSMKHIPVDMKAGAAAYAKAVTALRDGELLGVFPEAGVSASFTVRQLKTGAARLAAEAGVPIIPVAVWGGHRLMTKGHKVRFFERFGVPVSFAFGEPITVAADEDPHTVTEHLRATLQRMVDRLQAEYPVDGTGMWWQPRSLGGTAPTPEAAAAADAARDAAREAARAARDEQR; encoded by the coding sequence ATGACGCGACGCCCGAGTGACCCGATCTACAGCACGGCGATCGTCGCCGGGCGCGCGCTGTTCGGCTTCTGGGGCTTGAAGCGCAACGTGACCGGTGCCGAGCACGTGCCGACGACCGGCGGTGCGGTGGTCGCCATGACCCACTTCGGCTACTTCGAGTTCGCGCTCGTCGAGTGGGCGACCTGGCTCGCCAACCGTCGCCGCATCCGTTTCATGGGCAAGCAGAGCGTGTTCGACAAGCCCATCGTCGGGTCGATGCTGCGCAGCATGAAGCACATCCCCGTCGACATGAAGGCCGGCGCTGCCGCCTACGCCAAGGCCGTGACCGCGCTCCGCGACGGCGAACTCCTCGGCGTCTTCCCCGAAGCAGGCGTCAGCGCCTCCTTCACCGTGCGCCAGCTCAAGACCGGCGCGGCGCGTCTCGCGGCCGAGGCCGGTGTGCCGATCATCCCGGTCGCCGTCTGGGGCGGCCATCGCCTGATGACCAAGGGGCACAAGGTGAGGTTCTTCGAGCGGTTCGGCGTGCCGGTGAGCTTCGCATTCGGCGAGCCGATCACCGTCGCCGCCGACGAGGACCCGCACACCGTGACCGAGCATCTCCGTGCCACCCTGCAGCGCATGGTCGATCGACTGCAGGCCGAGTACCCGGTCGACGGCACCGGCATGTGGTGGCAGCCGCGCTCGCTCGGCGGCACCGCACCGACGCCCGAAGCGGCCGCGGCCGCCGACGCGGCACGGGATGCCGCGCGCGAGGCAGCTCGTGCCGCGCGCGACGAACAGCGCTGA